AGTGGAGCCGCTTCCCCATGAGTATGTTCCCGACCCGTGTATTCTAAAACCTGACTTCAAGGTAGAAAACCCTTCATCGATATCgggccgatgtgagcatgtgtcaatgtacatgtgctcgataacaaaGGGCCACCTCTAGGCTGTGAAGAAGGAATACAACTGGGGTCCCAAGGTTGTGGTACAAATTCCTGCTCCCGAAGAGGGCATCATCGCTTATGTGGAGGGGTTccgtgtttacacttatcccttcacattgggacccctcgacccagtgattattgatttttgcaaaaaatatcaggtcaccctcggccaaatccaccccTCTCTATGGCTCATAGTGATCATGCTGCGCTTCTTCTCTAGCAAGACCGAGGGGCTAGAGTTTACTCTAAGTCACCTCACGCGGTTGTACCAGCTTCGAATctatcgaggactaatcaggctccaacGCCGGGCAACGAAGGCCTTGacctcgagcatcgacgaggacaaggatcgggaTTGGATGAGCCATTTTGTGTGGGTTAGGACCCGTGAAATTATCCCGGAGGAGAAGATGCCGTTCCCCGAGGAGTGGAACTTCAATCGTAAGTGATATTTTAAACTTTATTCTTCGTACCTTCTTCAACTTTTCCTAATATCCCTTTTTGACATGCAGTTGTTCTTTGGATGCCTTAAGCGGTAcctgacctcgaggattgggttcggaagttagcctcgacttccacTTACGCCGAACGCGCATGGCGTGATTTGGAAAAGGGCatatgggaggccaagaatcacggtaaggaTCTCCTTTTTCATGTTTTGAAACATTTTTTATACCTTATTCGTCACTAATTTTCTTTTATGCAGGCCTGACCAAGGATGTCGTTTTGAGGCCTTCAAGTGGCGAGGAAGAAACCAAGTCCTCGGTTCCGAAGCCGGGGGAAGACAAGAAGAGGAAAACTGTATCGCAGTCCGAGGACCCTAAGGCCAAACCTCAAAGGGTGAGGAGAAAAATAATCGCCCTCATGATGGACTCGTTCCAAAAATTGAGagacgaagaagatgaagaagaggaaaatgcTTTGGCACTGACTGTCCGACCTAGGACAGCTATTAAAATCAAGCCTCGTGTTGAGGAGTCTCCCACGAAGAAATCGAGTGGGGATCCCAAATTACTAGAGGCCGAGGTCATTTCTCGGACATCTACAGCTACACTGGATGGGACCGGTTCTGAGACCCCGAATATTGACCAGAGCGTCCTGAGCGACTTGCTCGGGACCATGACAGCAGGTCACTTGCCTTCTCTTCCggctttttctgaggaggcactaAGGGAAGCTCGAGATTTGAAGACCCCTGATTTAGGCGGAGGCTCTGGTGCAGGGGAGCCCTTTCGGGactgctttactggagtcgatgatgcctttGATCTTAGTGACGCTTCAATTcttctagaagaggcccaacgtctcTTATTTCGGGTAAGAATCTGTTGTGTAGGCCTTTGCTAAGCTCGTGTAGGCCTTCGCCAATATGACTTGTGTTTTCCCTTTTTTTGTAGGCTTTCGACAAGCTCCGAGCTGACCTCAGCCAGTGTGaaatcgagctccaaaaggtCTCGGAGGAGAAGAATGCTCTGAAGCTTCTTTGCGGCCAAAAAGACGAGACTATAAAGGACCTTCAAGAGGATTTGGTCAAGGCTCGTGAGGAAGAGGCTgagctagataagcaggtgagcctcctTTTGATAGGGTATGGACTCGAGCCAACTGTGGAAGCTAATACATCGTTGTCAGTGCTGTagcaaaaggttgaaaggatCGAGTTGCTTCGGGGAGAAGTCGATCAGGTCAAGACCGATTGTGATCGGTGGAAGGTGAATATGGACCGCCGGGCTGTAGAAAAAGAAACTGCCTTGGCAAAACTGTCATCGGTCGGAGTTCAACTTCGGGGCATCAAAGAGAAAAGTTCGGCCcaagccaagaggatcgaggagctcgaAACCGGGATTACTGAGGCCAAGTCGGAGATCGAGAAGACaaaagtcatggcggacaagtccattgccaTGTACCAGGacgatgctgaggctgctcaaatgCAGCTAATGGATGCTTCTGAGCGAGAGCAATGGATTATTGACTCGAAAAAGTGTCAAtcccggagggaaaccctcgagaaaatccatactcgaggttttgacctctccGTGGAGATAGCCCAAGCCAAGGTGCTTGAGGCCGAAGCTAGACAGCTGGCCTCCTTCGATGATgaagacgatgatgaagaaggcagTCGAGGCGGATCCGATGAGGGCCTGAAGGAGAAGTTGTTCCTGAAGAAGAGGTCGAAACCGGTCGTAGTTAGGATTTCGTTTCCTTTTTGTAAGACCTTGATCGGTCCCTTGTACATAGCCTTTTCTGTCAATATATAATAGAAAAACTTTTTTCGAATGTCTTCTCAGTTTTATGTTCAAATGTGTTTTGtgcttttgccttgtgaaaattcTGTTGTTGCAGCCTCTGTAATCGAGTGAACACTAGTTCGGACTTAGAACAAAACCCTTAGATTTTTTAAGCACGTAAGGGTGAGTCTCCGAGTTCAATAATATATTAGAGATTTCGGATGGGTTGATCGATGGCATGACTGTACCGTTTTTATAACTACACCATTTATGttaaagataatttgatacctcttaaggtttttcgagggctgattttatcgaagccCGTTTGATTGTTTGCCGGGGGTAGCCTCTTTTAACCGGTTTTTCAGAGAATTTGAAGACCTATCGTTATTGCGGaactcggacgtctccgagccgcgtTATTTAGGTCATAGCCTTTAGTTTGGCCGTAGCCTTCaggtatgcctcttgggcttattttccaaTAACATTTCGAACTTGTTTGAAATATCAGTCCCCGAGAATGGTGGCCTTgtcctatagatcgaggggtgcctctttgaggtcttatgaatttgtgAATATtttgagtgatttctcaaactcaaaataagagtagcccgtagacttagtagtcgagtgagtgcctgctcgaactcgaaataagagcagcccgtaggcttaatggttgagtgagtgatttctcgaactcaaaataagagtagcccgtaggcttagtagtcaagtgagtacctgctcgaactcgaagtaagagcagtacgtaggcttaatagttgagtgagtgatttttcgaactcaaaataagagtagcccgtaggcttagtagttgagtgagtgatttcttgaactcaaaataagagtagcccgtaggcttagtagtcgagtgagtgcctgctcgaactcgaagtaagagcagcccgtaggcttaatggttgagtgagtgatttctcgaactcaaaataagagtagtatgtaggcttagtagtcgagtgagtgatttctcgaactcaaagtaagagcaGCCCGTAGTCTTCATGGTTGAGTGAgtaatttctcaaactcaaaataagagtagcccgtaggcttaatagtcgagtgagtgcctgctcgaactcgaagtaagagcagcccgtaggcttaatggttgagtgagtgatttctcgaactcaaaataagagtagcctgtaggcttagtaatcaagtgagtgcctgctcgaactcgaagtaagaacagcctgtaggcttaatggttgagtgagtgatttctcgaactcaaaataagagtagcccgtgggcttagtggTCTAGTGAATGTCCCTGATTTgtggggtaatggtcggcccttgagcctgtttgcataatagtcATGAAATAGAGGATGGATTGTGAGACATGAGATATGGGCAAAGAGGTTTCTTTTCATGTCGTTATACATGTGTTTATattttgtaccagggatcgagctatctacacgagcatggttcgttttgaccatttagcTCTTACAATTTTTTCTATCGGGGCCCTGTCgttatgaagtaacttccttgcatcgaacttgataatcgAACATCGagcttgatatatttgagggtaacGCCCCAccagtatttgaggttgattgtaaagaggcctcggatactatttgaatttgttctaagttagcacgatcaatggttgccttattacaaaccttgccgaaaaacccatttaggacaaaaccggtctgagggaaaaagagtgcaacgcgtgctttcaaaccAATGGCCTGGTGTTGAatgatccatccttgttcctgaTTAAACTTCTGTAAGGGTTACTTTCAaaatataaacgaacatgggagggtcgtaccttagcagtagtatcgttttaggtgcgacacatttcAATTGATTGGTAGTGgcttgccgtttataataccgagtttgtaggatcctttactgACGTTTTCGAGCACCTGATAGgatccttcccagtttggactcagttttccttcatttggatttcaggtgctgagggtgactttccttatcACTaaatccccgattttaaaatggtgaagattggctcttcgattatagcATCTTttgatccgctgcttttgggcggccaattggacgagagcagtttCTTGTTTTACATCCAATAatttgaggctagtattcatagcttcgtgatttgactcttctgttgtatatcgaaacctggcactgggtcccccgacttcgactggaatcaaggcttcggagccatatactaaggagagcggggttgcccccgtactggattttgatgttgttcgatatgcccaaagaacttcgggtaggatttctctctattttcccaTAGCGTTgtccaaccttttctttaggttttaaatgatagtcttgttcgtcgattcggcctgtccgttcccactagggtgatacggtgttgataatatctattttattttgtggtcttcgaggaatttcgtcactttgctgtcgataaattattttccattgtcacacactatttcagcgggtatccaaatcgacatatgatatgatcccagatgaagtctataacctctttctctcttactttctcgaatgcatgtgcttcaacccatttagagaaacagtcagtcataaataaaataaacgtaGCTTTACCTGgagccgatggcagagggccaacgatatccatttcccatttcatgaatggccatggggataggactgtgTGAAGTTTCTctccgggctgatgaatcatcggtgcaaacttttgacatttgtcacattttcgaacaaactcctttgtgTCTTTGttcatatcgatccaataatatcctgctctgattatttttcggaccaatgaatcggcaccggaataatttccacaagtaccctcgtgaatctcacgtaggatgtagtcggtgtctcctggacctaagcatactgccaatgttccatcgaatgtcctttggTATAATGTCCCATTTGtagtcaatgtgaatcgagcagctttggttcgaagGGCCCTCGAatatttagggtccgatgggagctttccattctccaagtattcaatatacttattcctccaatcccaggttaagcttgtagaatttatctcggcatgaccttcttcgatcacgaaTCTCGAGAgctgaacgacagtccccgagttgaccTCGTCTTCCttgaccgatgatcccaaatttgcaagagcatcgtcctcactattttgttctcgagatacatgctgtaaagtccattctttgaaacggtgcaaagttacctgtaggTTGTCCAAATAtttttgcattctatcctctcgaacatcaaaggttttgtttacttgatttaccaccattaaagagtcacacttggcttcaatgacttctgctcccaagattTTAGCTAGCTAGAgtcctgcaatcatgg
This sequence is a window from Nicotiana tomentosiformis chromosome 5, ASM39032v3, whole genome shotgun sequence. Protein-coding genes within it:
- the LOC138892319 gene encoding uncharacterized protein At3g49055-like, producing the protein MPFPEEWNFNRLTKDVVLRPSSGEEETKSSVPKPGEDKKRKTVSQSEDPKAKPQRVRRKIIALMMDSFQKLRDEEDEEEENALALTVRPRTAIKIKPRVEESPTKKSSGDPKLLEAEVISRTSTATLDGTGSETPNIDQSVLSDLLGTMTAGHLPSLPAFSEEALREARDLKTPDLGGGSGAGEPFRDCFTGVDDAFDLSDASILLEEAQRLLFRAFDKLRADLSQCEIELQKVSEEKNALKLLCGQKDETIKDLQEDLVKAREEEAELDKQQKVERIELLRGEVDQVKTDCDRWKVNMDRRAVEKETALAKLSSVGVQLRGIKEKSSAQAKRIEELETGITEAKSEIEKTKVMADKSIAMYQDDAEAAQMQLMDASEREQWIIDSKKCQSRRETLEKIHTRGFDLSVEIAQAKVLEAEARQLASFDDEDDDEEGSRGGSDEGLKEKLFLKKSWVEADAYDCYLASHSPFESDPFAGEGEDIRIASSTTNISLAAGCSPYTVLTPSDVGNLRTCHVYRQDYLAFGGFTYHIESVKNQGRGYDLVL